A region from the Cryptococcus gattii WM276 chromosome H, complete sequence genome encodes:
- a CDS encoding mitochondrial 37S ribosomal protein YmS18 (Similar to TIGR gene model, INSD accession AAW45542.1) — protein MASIFRPALLISRAPRTASSPWTGAAGIVANFASSSRVRLDTTPSSLSRVNTTSASTTTFVGEEMPEPLPSLVAEGETERSVSAHESPSTSNPNPDPIPNHQIPPQKASPIQQPNSLGTSSSQPSIPSRPSHIPQFTTSRQVARSPYAGLRWTPETVDFSYPISNSDLTPTHTLHIRSTRNNVLLTLTDGLGPLFGTVTGGTDRTFKNAQRSTYEAAAQAAIKMFERVAEWSRETKMNKKHEPKLRISYNGLFGSAREAVTTTLAGPQGSDIRRLIVRVEDRTKVKIGGVRARKPRRL, from the coding sequence ATGGCCTCCATATTCCGCCCCgctctcctcatctcccgTGCTCCTCGCACAGCTTCGTCGCCATGGACAGGTGCAGCTGGCATAGTTGCCAATTTTGCATCCTCCTCTCGAGTCCGACTTGACACAACTCCCTCATCCCTTTCCCGTGTCAACACCACTTCTGCGTCCACTACCACCTTTGTGGGAGAGGAAATGCCTGAGCCCCTTCCGTCTCTTGTTGCTGAAGGGGAAACTGAACGATCTGTGTCCGCTCATGAAAGTCCATCTACGTCAAACCCTAATCCTGATCCTATCCCCAACCACCAAATCCCTCCACAAAAGGCTTCTCCCATACAACAACCCAATTCTTTAGGGACCTCCTCGTCTCAGCCATCAATACCATCTCGTCCATCCCATATCCCCCAGTTCACGACTTCACGCCAGGTTGCTCGATCACCTTATGCTGGTTTACGCTGGACACCAGAGACAGTCGACTTTTCATATCCTATATCAAACTCCGACCTTACTCCTACTCACACTCTTCACATCCGTTCCACCCGAAACAATGTCCTTCTCACCCTCACGGATGGCCTTGGTCCTTTATTCGGCACCGTGACTGGTGGTACAGATCGTACCTTCAAAAATGCCCAGCGATCGACTTATGAAGCTGCTGCTCAAGCAGCTATCAAGATGTTTGAGCGTGTCGCTGAGTGGTCAAGGGAGACAAAAATGAACAAAAAGCATGAGCCTAAATTGAGAATCTCGTACAATGGGTTGTTCGGATCGGCGAGAGAAGCTGTCACTACGACTTTGGCAGGTCCGCAAGGATCAGACATTCGGCGATTGATCGTTCGGGTTGAAGACCGAACGAAGGTGAAGATTGGAGGCGTGAGGGCAAGGAAGCCAAGAAGATTGTAA
- a CDS encoding single-stranded nucleic acid binding protein, putative (Similar to TIGR gene model, INSD accession AAW45689.1), translating into MQSTQPVASSSSTPVGPNPDRLYVGNLSPTVDEFTLIQIFSKYGKITKLDFMFHKTGVLKGKPRGFAFIQFLDKADALKAMVKLHDRLLRGRKLVVTYASSAPPDNSMLPTKGRRAEPPKTTTLSLLKSQRKPQSTAAQIAAMEAKLASMQQRKPADENWVPGSGVESPAEASRSASPIPNVPSEELLGDIEGEKAAAELEIEMQSELEGQKRFASLPKKPVF; encoded by the exons ATGCAGTCCACGCAACCAGTCgcctcatcctcctctACTCCTGTAGGACCAAACCCAGACCGTCTTTACGTTGGGAATCTCTCTCCCACTGTCGACGAGTTTACTCTCATCCAGATCTTTTCAAAGTATGGCAAGATCACCAAACTCGACTTCATGTTCCACAAAACAGGGGTCCTCAAGGGGAAGCCAAGAGGGTTTGCATTCATTCAATTCTTAGACAAAGCA GATGCCCTCAAAGCAATGGTCAAACTTCATGATCGGCTTCTTCGAGGCCGTAAGCTTGTGGTCACCTACGCCAGCTCG GCGCCTCCTGACAACTCCATGTTACCTACTAAAGGTCGTAGAGCGGAACCTCCTAAGACAACTACTCTGTCCTTGCTGAAGAGCCAACGCAAACCTCAATC TACTGCTGCGCAAATAGCAGCCATGGAAGCTAAGCTCGCTTCGATGCAACAACGCAAACCCGCCGACGAAAACTGGGTTCCAGGCTCGGGTGTCGAATCTCCCGCCGAGGCTTCCCGTAGCGCATCACCTATCCCAAACGTACCTTCGGAAGAGCTACTTGGGGATATTGAAGGGGAAAAGGCAGCAGCGGAGCTTGAAATAGAAATGCAGTCCGAGCTGGAAGGACAAAAGA GGTTTGCGTCTTTGCCCAAGAAACCTGTGTTCTGA
- a CDS encoding uncharacterized protein (Similar to SGTC gene model, INSD accession EAL19100.1), with protein sequence MFLKEKIINEDDIRDLKQRRKGKKLANFYKKQNSRINDLLKPMSAHTSDASQEKANAALRVRIAIHASFIANCCLAVLQLYAAISSGSLALFASCVDAVDPLANILLWITYRASNRAEKKKWPIGGSRFQSGEGNVVYGFMMGTCNVILLVECITEFATHKDGDLTKLHLASLISVGVAFVVKACLFLYCFAVRKSSSQVDVLWEDHRNDLCTNAFGILTSAGGAKLKWWIDPMGATILGVLVLASWTRTAHRNLAHLACISAPSEFINFITYKALTFSPFITAVDNVRAYHCGPEYFVEVNVVLPPNIPLWEAHGITQPLQDEIEKLKEVDRCFVHGEFEALNGVSQPFLPSLEPFCLFKEGLGTQREISAWCQFNPSIF encoded by the exons ATGTTCCTCAAAGAGAAGATTATCAATGAAGACGATATAAGAGATCTCAAGCA ACGTCGAAAGGGCAAGAAACTTGCAAACTTTTATAAGAAACAAAATTCTAGAATCAATGATCTTCTCAAGCCCATGAGCGCACATACGTCAGATGCTTCCCAAGAAAAAGCGAACGCAGCTCTTCGCGTCAGAATTGCTATTCATGCGTCGTTCATTGCCAACTGCTGTTTGGCTGTTTTGCAGCTATATGCTGCTATAAGCAGCGGTAGCTTGGCTTTGTTTGCCAGCTGTGTAGATGCTG TCGACCCCCTGGCTAACATACTGCTCTGGATCACTTATCGAGCTTCGAATAGAGCCGAGAAAAAGAAATGGCCTATTGGTGGCTCAAGGTTTCAATCTGGTGA GGGTAACGTCGTGTACGGTTTCATGATGGGAACATGTAATGTGATCCTTCTTGTGGAATGTATCACGGAGTTTGCTACTCACAAGGATGGTGATCTCACAAAATTACATCTTGCCTCTCTGATCTCAGTCGGTGTTGCCTTTG TGGTCAAAGCGTGTTTATTTCTATACTGTTTCGCAGTCCGAAAGTCCTCTTCACAAGTAGACGTCTTATGGGAAGACCATCGTAACGACTTGTGCAC CAATGCTTTCGGGATTCTTACCTCTGCAGGTGGAGCAAAGCTCAAGTGGTGG ATCGATCCGATGGGAGCAACCATTTTGGGAGTGCTTGTGCTTGCCTCTTGGACTCGCACTGCTCATC GAAACCTTGCTCACCTCGCCTGTATTTCGGCCCCTTCAGAATTCATCAATTTCATCACTTACAAAGCACTTACTTTCTCCCCTTTCATCACTGCAGTCGACAACGTCCGCGCTTATCATTGTGGTCCAGAGTATTTTGTAGAAGTCAATGTCGTCTTGCCTCCCAACATTCCACTGTGGGAAGCTCATGGAATCACCCAGCCGTTGCAGGACGAAATTGAAAAACTAAAGGAAGTAGATAGATGTTTTGTGCACGGGGAATTCGAGGCTTTAAACGGCGTAAGTCAGCCATTCCTTCCATCATTGGAACCGTTCTGTTTGTTTAAAGAGGGTTTAGGAACACAGAGAGAAATAAGCGCCTGGTGTCAGTTCAATCCATCAATATTCTGA
- a CDS encoding Hypothetical Protein (Similar to TIGR gene model, INSD accession AAW45688.1), translated as MIQKMSSNRSICSKVSFDSTRSRGSQRTIRSNLGYESDDGYSTGIDDPSFQITNGIGLTGESVKVLGLDRKMPRHRVFQANMLKPALRSSTKLASRSAVKDNNSSASYNERPDKPLPSRPASHVGPVMGSFNSLRNGTRSNTGLRSRHTSHESDSGNYQSESRFDHPLKAHKPRTSTHTRSSSQPIGLRLRSLFSDLSLTNPSPSTSIVFHSRHSFMTPADNLLDYLRLAKVPSWDRWPGRGKKSVRPPSVLDSNTINEFAKSRGREGWWPYDKGMWIGDIGQANLLQAQVYDSCVQNQVYFFAVTNLKYWVFGQFDASYTSCTVGPLINRKSREPSLMQCLTTWVIRSFDESPRTRDNQHRLTIPTALHAVHTPYISQSLRPTDMQVPPYSEGPRHHRNRRQSLPINNSHDDFCPGNPPNYFIGSTQQGMNMMPGYYDLLPGSGHMANTPYTQPSSASSMNCSMGWGQMPFSPNVGRQLPYSSGLNWYGGGMYPWPETR; from the exons ATGATCCAAAAGATGTCGTCCAACCGATCTATCTGTTCAAAAGTTTCTTTCGATTCCACCAGGTCGCGAGGAAGTCAAAGGACAATCCGTTCAAATCTGGGATACGAGTCTGACGATGGTTACTCAACTGGCATCGACGACCCAAGTTTTCAGATCACTAACGGTATCGGCCTCACGGGAGAGTCTGTTAAGGTGTTAGGGCTTGACAGAAAAATGCCTAGACATCGAGTTTTTCAGGCGAATATGTTAAAACCGGCTTTGCGAAGTTCTACTAAACTTGCAAGTCGCAGTGCTGTAAAAGACAACAACTCAAGCGCATCGTATAATGAAAGACCAGACAAACCGTTACCTTCGAGGCCAGCGTCTCATGTTGGACCAGTCATGGGCTCTTTCAACAGCCTAAGGAATGGTACACGAAGTAACACTGGATTGCGGTCACGCCATACCTCGCACGAGTCAGACTCGGGTAATTACCAGTCGGAGAGCAGATTTGACCACCCGCTGAAGGCGCATAAGCCTAGAACCTCAACACATACAAGAAGCTCTTCCCAACCTATCGGTCTTAGGCTTCGCTCACTCTTTTCCGATCTTTCCTTGACCAACCCGTCCCCTTCTACTTCCATAGTATTTCATTCCCGCCATTCTTTCATGACACCAGCCGACAATCTTCTTGATTATCTTCGACTAGCCAAAGTACCTTCATGGGATCGATGGCcaggaagagggaagaaaagTG TCAGGCCACCTAGCGTCCTCGATTCAAATACGATCAATGAGTTTGCAAAGAGCCGAGGGAGGGAGGGATGGTGGCCTTATGATAAAGGAATGTGGATTGGGGATATAGGACAAGCAAACCTTCTACAGGCGCAG GTATATGATAGCTGTGTGCAAAACCAGGTATATTTCTTTGCTGTCACCAATCTAAAGTACTGGGTCTTTGGTCAATTT GACGCCAGTTATACCTCGTGCACTGTTGGGCCTTTAATTAACAGGAAAAGCAGAGAGCCTTCCTTGATGCAATGCTTGACAACATGGGTCATCCGGTCTTTCGATGAA AGTCCCAGAACTCGCGATAATCAACATCGTCTTACCATTCCAACCGCTCTCCACGCTGTACACACCCCTTATATTTCCCAGTCTCTTCGCCCAACGGACATGCAAGTACCGCCGTACTCTGAAGGACCGCGTCATCATAGGAACCGTCGTCAATCACTTCCCATCAACAACAGCCATGATGATTTCTGTCCTGGCAATCCGCCAAATTATTTTATTGGGTCAACTCAGCAAGGGATGAACATGATGCCGGGCTATTACGATCTACTTCCCGGTTCTGGACATATGGCGAATACACCTTACACCCAACCAAGCTCGGCCTCTTCAATGAATTGCAGTATGGGATGGGGGCAGATGCCTTTTTCACCAAATGTTGGGCGGCAACTGCCTTACAGCAGTGGGTTAAATTGGTACGGGGGCGGCATGTACCCTTGGCCAGAGACTAGATGA
- a CDS encoding Phosphatidylinositol 4-kinase, putative (Similar to TIGR gene model, INSD accession AAW45337.1): MDSLDEPLHLHILTSLASSYAANPANSSDEQPVHSLTQGLPHTSLSKSTSQDLPGSDDEDDEWTELEINHAISYAHYVYSLPITSLNLAASVEKLKKLLWGLIRQGTVVLDPTASSASSSSGRADIGIAGSVGQAQLCQDLIKAMIWAGWSSEEARSDVGETLVRLGQKIADLCTSNAQTTFPLVLLNSVHSVITNCPLPPFSTSIIARLVSAFLPISSPKFLVKLVRQSSSAASTPHLRPTKNSPFLAQYPSSPVAVVMLVTEAITALLGNALFSQPSVDEVQKAFVKHSDQVNSSFLPNSEPSGSRPVLKHQISQLVSSPVEGHSLSSTSEGRAVLAEADRMSLRWWSDLMGSTYADTERELPGRRGNLFTHGRNEPEEEVDLTVAVLHLMNMIVLRQPDGDKTQLTRLKMLLSESSTITDARVLEAAFICTTILVRNNPSLGTPMTHHIRRLLMAPLPAFEGEIAGLGGDVPPAVVAAGKCLSVCIEMSANDDLTSSTLYSLLNTLSHGQGSTGSAAANSIRSLPLHYQGVEADTYTLKTTLTGGKGSEEQRRLVAAAAIQVVSRLALELGKDDILHLSLAMLLQRLRGVDITTEATIVANLVPLALASSNADLVEVYRAFSQIARSSHPEDPRRSSNAILAALTKLAKGMYQRLDCADGYLVELLTLFADKGTQTQMISMTAHSYDSKDREKLAQLRTEGNNRVADMKSWLSALLIPISTLLSHPHYHPDQATSPELVTHFRNLWFTLVVFGLSGSVGRNNLNEHEWEALGIIAEKTPALVLESSNDFVESELEYNSTLRKDFAASIQRRQSAALNEYLPQQRQSHDTRNLSTPQITFLMAVHDLEEMRTLRHRPSVILQYFCNVSLNTSSLIGCLDAIMQKVSKSFLKQLYQQAITHSLPPTISSEICKILVACTHRMSKVREKALAYARLILETFSALLCDREVVFTLLEILTLMRRACETQYTDEYSPVYEFSSDRMDLTLHLTDDYAVRNEIVTQLHSVTSTWLTLAISRAPIEVQSILQSYLNEARDVLLIDNVEMGAGLALHFSKAISRLDRQETIMPNIGGWPSDSSNLVASQFASKNYHTGELSGARLVLSQGLSDLQKGSPTESSQAELVAFKSQMAQAVSNIRIKSKTLDIPGIRRLLLRGVSVLVASRRMDRDILHYLVELPMVAFTPLAIAAGVDAWTWLLRQRPEAEVAIIGAITAGWMQTIIEKKGFFNNSMNYQDPFERPVEYSPSDKKETDLELAKARRLLRPHTLLVQVLSSQFHAIKYRERAMTISLIRLMMRSLEAHREMSTHPLAREVRFSFLLFGFQILSSSRMEALLELRLRDNLYKAAFSWFSVRPQWSYGSDRIQVGAEIKLLQDFLAAVANDGIRAEHYTSSMADRTPAFLIPGVSSIQEYLVQHKDRVRLLQLLVENEITRLAVWTNPVNEHGRTSAPAVGSLERSTSAADWTRMLQTAWKLNPALAVQMGERFKIASLQAEISHLVKSDPKAVQDVAEALHFLLGDKLEQDAKAALKWLPIWAAVPPVTAIVYFQPRYGNHPLILQYAMRVLEQHPVELTFFFVPQVVQALRADGLGYVERFIFETSKISQLFCHQIIWNMKANTYRDDDASQPDPMKPLLDRMIDMIVQGLSGEAKAFYDLEFDFFDEVTSISGKLKPFIKKSKPEKKAKIDEEMAKIKLSMGVYLPSNPDGVVIDLDRKSGRPLQSHAKAPFMATFKVQKEKLDLPSNQPIEIADEAKGVKTKYDVWQAAIFKVGDDCRQDVLALQIIAMFKNVFTSIGLTLYLYPYRVTATAPGCGVIDVVPNATSRDEMGRAKINDLFSYFVDKYGGVDTASFQKARLNFIQSMAAYSVACYILQIKDRHNGNIMIDGEGHIVHIDFGFLFDIGPGGMKFEPSSFKLNHEMVALMGGRDSQGYKMFTELTVKAFLAIRPHADQLIDAVHLMLGTALPSFKGEGTITRLRNRFQLQLGERQAAEFMMGVIRNAHENMRSNVYDGFQKMQNGIPY; the protein is encoded by the exons ATGGACTC CCTCGATGAGCCGCTCCATCTCCACATCCTCACTTCTCTCGCTTCCAGCTACGCTGCAAACCCTGCAAACTCCTCCGACGAACAACCCGTACACTCACTCACCCAAGGTCTTCCGCACACCTCGCTCTCCAAATCAACTAGTCAAGACCTCCCGGGATCAGACGACGAAGACGATGAATGG ACCGAGCTCGAGATCAATCATGCGATATCTTATGCCCATTACGTTTACTCGCTTCCTATCACGTCTTTGAATCTTGCAGCATCGGTCGAAAAACTGAAAAAGCTTCTGTGGGGACTCATTAGGCAGGGAACAGTGGTACTCGATCCCACCGCTTCTTCGGCTTCATCATCAAGTGGCCGAGCGGACATCGGCATTGCGGGTTCAGTAGGGCAAGCGCAACTTTGTCAAGACCTCATCAAAGCTATGATCTGGGCTGGCTGGAGCAGTGAAGAAGCTAGGTCTGATGTAGGAGAAACATTGGTGAGACTTGGGCAGAAAATTGCAGATTTATGCACGTCCAATGCTCAAACCA CCTTTCCCTTGGTTCTTCTTAACTCGGTCCATTCTGTAATCACCAATTGTCCCCTTCCTCCGTTCTCCACATCCATTATTGCTCGATTGGTGTCCGCTTTCCTCCCTATTTCATCCCCGAAGTTCCTTGTGAAACTCGTCAGGCAATCTTCATCGGCTGCTTCAACCCCCCATCTTCGCCCAACTAAGAACAGCCCATTTTTAGCTCAGTATCCGAGTTCCCCAGTTGCGGTGGTCATGCTTGTCACAGAGGCAATAACTGCTCTTTTGGGTAACGCCCTTTTTTCCCAGCCTAGCGTTGATGAAGTCCAAAAAGCCTTTGTTAAACACTCTGATCAAGTGAATTCCTCGTTCCTCCCTAACTCGGAACCTTCCGGCTCAAGGCCTGTATTGAAACATCAGATTAGCCAACTTGTGTCATCGCCAGTGGAAGGTCACAGCTTATCTTCAACATCGGAAGGTCGAGCGGTACTTGCGGAGGCGGATAGGATGAGTTTGCGATGGTGGAGTGACTTGATGGGATCAACTTACGCTGATACAGAAAGGGAACTTCCTGGAAGGAGGGGTAATCTGTTTACCCATGGGAGAAATGAGCCggaagaagaggtagaCTTGACTGTTGCTGTCCTT CACCTGATGAACATGATCGTTTTGCGACAGCCCGATGGAGACAAAACTCAGCTTACTAGGCTTAAAATGTTGCTCTCAGAGAGTTCTACTATCACTGATGCTAGAGTTCTCGAGGCTGCCTTCATCTGCACCACCATTCTTGTTAGGAA TAATCCTTCTCTTGGAACCCCGATGACTCACCATATCCGTCGTCTATTGATGGCCCCTCTGCCAGCGTTCGAGGGGGAAATCGCGGGGCTGGGGGGAGATGTACCCCCAGCTGTGGTGGCAGCTGGAAAGTGTCTGTCCGTTTGCATTGAA ATGTCCGCCAACGATGACCTTACCTCGTCTACCCTTTACTCTCTTCTTAATACACTCAGCCATGGGCAAGGAAGTACTGGTTCGGCAGCCGCCAACTCCATCCGTTCTCTTCCCTTGCATTATCAAGGCGTAGAAGCTGATACGTACACTTTGAAGACCACTCTCACAGGCGGGAAAGGTTCAGAGGAGCAAAGGAGACTTGTAGCGGCTGCCGCCATTCAGGTTGTGAGCCGACTGGCCCTGGAGCTCGGAAAAGACGAT ATATTGCATCTCAGTTTAGCCATGCTGCTACAGCGACTTCGAGGCGTCGACATCACCACAGAAGCAACTATTGTCGCCAACCTTGTACCGCTTGCACTGGCCAGCTCCAACGCAGATCTCGTCGAAGTCTATCGTGCCTTTTCCCAAATCGCTCGCTCCTCTCATCCTGAGGATCCACGCAGATCGTCCAACGCCATCCTCGCTGCACTGACCAAGCTGGCGAAAGGCATGTACCAGAGGCTCGACTGCGCGGATGGGTATTTGGTCGAACTCCTTACGCTCTTTGCCGATAAAGGTACTCAAACTCAGATGATATCTATGACTGCGCACTCATACGATTCTAAAGACCGAGAAAAACTCGCCCAACTCCGTACTGAAGGAAACAATAGAGTTGCGGATATGAAGTCTTGGCTTTCGGCTCTTCTTATTCCTATTTCAACTCTCTTATCTCATCCTCATTATCATCCCGACCAGGCAACGAGTCCCGAGCTGGTAACACATTTCAGAAACCTTTGGTTTACATTGGTAGTCTTTGGGCTTAGCGGAAGTGTTGGAAGGAATAATCTGAATGAGCATGAATGGGAAGCGCTTGGGATTATTGCAGAAAAGACACCGGCTTTGGTATTGGAAAGCTCAAATGATTTTGTGGAGAGTGAATTGGAATATAACTCGACGTTGAGAAAGGACTTTGCTGCATCT ATTCAACGTCGGCAGAGTGCAGCTTTGAACGAATATCTACCTCAACAACGCCAAAGTCATGACACACGCAACTTGAGCACCCCTCAGATCACTTTCCTCATGGCCGTGCACGACCTTGAAGAAATGAGAACGCTCCGGCACCGACCATCTGTTATCTTGCAATATTTCTGTAACGTCAGTCTGAATACAAGCTCGCTGATCGGATGTCTGGATGCGATTATGCAAAAG GTTTCCAAAAGCTTCCTAAAACAACTATACCAGCAAGCCATCACCCATTCACTCCCTCCAACAATTAGCAGCGAGATCTGTAAAATACTTGTCGCTTGCACGCATCGCATGAGTAAAGTCCGTGAAAAGGCGTTGGCGTACGCTCGTCTGATCTTGGAAACGTTCTCTGCGTTGCTTTGTGATAGAGAGGTGGTGTTCACTTTACTGGAAATTTTGACGCTCATGAGGCGCGCCTGTGAGACTCAGTACACAGACGAA TACTCCCCAGTATACGAGTTCTCTTCCGACAGGATGGATCTCACTCTCCATCTTACTGACGATTACGCCGTTCGCAATGAGATAGTCACCCAACTTCATTCCGTCACCAGCACTTGGCTTACTCTTGCCATATCTCGCGCCCCTATTGAAGTACAATCTATCCTCCAGAGTTATCTGAACGAGGCAAGAGATGTGTTGTTGATCGACAACGTTGAGATGGGGGCCGGATTGGCGCTGCATTTCTCAAAGGCAATATCGAGACTGGATAGACAAGAGA CCATCATGCCCAATATAGGTGGATGGCCGTCTGACAGTTCAAACCTGGTTGCGAGTCAGTTTGCTTCCAAAAACTACCACACTGGAGAGCTGAGTGGCGCCCGATTGGTTCTTTCTCAAG GGTTAAGTGATCTGCAAAAGGGATCTCCTACCGAGTCATCACAAGCTGAGCTGGTAGCATTTAAATCCCAAATGGCTCAGGCAGTGTCAAATATACGAATCAAGAGCAAGACTCTTGATATCCCTGGAATCAGGAGATTATTACTCCGTGGGGTCTCTGTCCTCGTGGCGTCTCGCAGA ATGGATCGAGACATACTCCACTACTTAGTAGAGCTTCCCATGGTGGCATTCACGCCTCTGGCCATCGCTGCTGGTGTTGACGCATGGACTTGGTTACTCCGGCAGCGCCCAGAAGCTGAAGTAGCTATTATTGGTGCGATCACTGCCGGATGGATGCAGACGATCATTGAGAAGAAAGGATTTTTCAACAATTCTATGAA TTACCAAGACCCCTTCGAGCGCCCAGTGGAGTATTCTCCCAGTGACAAGAAGGAAACAGACCTGGAACTCGCCAAGGCACGCCGACTTCTTCGTCCTCATACTCTTCTTGTACAAGTCCTGTCCTCTCAATTCCATGCCATCAAGTATCGCGAGAGAGCGATGACCATCTCCTTGATTAGGTTAATGATGCGATCGTTGGAAGCACACAGGGAGATGAG TACTCATCCGCTAGCAAGAGAAGTCCGTTTTTCATTCTTGCTTTTCGGGTTTCAAATACTTTCCAGTAGTCGGATGGAAGCCTTGTTGGAGCTTAGGCTGCGCGACAACCTTTACAAAGCAGCCTTCTCCTGGTTCTCGGTTAGACCTCA ATGGTCGTATGGTAGCGACCGAATTCAAGTGGGGGCTGAGATCAAACTTTTGCAAGACTTCCTTGCCGCCGTAGCCAACGATGGTATTCGAGCTGAGCACTACACCTCTTCGATGGCCGATCGAACGCCGGCCTTCCTCATACCTGGAGTTTCCTCAATTCAAGAATACTTAGTTCAACACAAAGATCGAGTGAGACTACTCCAACTTTTGGTTGAGAATGAAATTACACGACTTGCCGTATGGACCAATCCTGTGAATGAACACGGAAGGACTTCGGCACCTGCTGTGGGTTCGCTAGAAAGGTCCACTTCAGCA GCCGACTGGACTCGCATGTTGCAAACGGCTTGGAAACTCAATCCTGCCCTGGCAGTTCAAATGGGAGAAAGATTTAAAATCGCTTCTCTACAGGCAGAAATCAGTCATCTCGTGAAATCTGATCCCAAAGCTGTTCAAGATGTTGCTGAGGCTctccatttccttcttgGCGATAAGCTTGAACAGGATGCTAAGGCGGCTCTCAAA TGGTTGCCTATATGGGCAGCTGTACCACCAGTCACAGCTATTGTATATTTCCAACCACGCTATGGTAATCATCCCCTTATTTTACAATACGCCATGCGAGTACTGGAGCAGCATCCTGTTGAATtgaccttcttcttcgtgCCTCAAGTCGTTCAAGCACTTCGTGCTGACGGCTTGGGATATGTGGAAAGATTCATCTTTGAGACATCCAAGATTTCACAGCTGTTTTGCCATCAGATCATCTGGAACATGAAAGCCAATACATATAGGGATGATGATGCT AGCCAGCCGGACCCAATGAAGCCCCTTTTGGACCGCATGATAGACATGATTGTTCAGGGTCTATCCGGAGAAGCCAAAGCATTCTATGACCTTGAGTTTGATTTCTTCGATGAAGTAACTTCTATATCGGGTAAACTCAAGCCATTTATTAAGAAATCGAAGCCGGAAAAGAAG GCCAAGATCGACGAAGAAATGGCGAAGATCAAACTGTCCATGGGAGTATATTTGCCCAGCAATCCCGATGGTGTCGTCATCGACCTTGACAGGAAGTCAGGTCGACCTCTTCAAAGTCACGCAAAAGCACCTTTCATGGCGACCTTTAAAGTTCAAAAAGAGAAGCTTGATTTACCCTCAAATCAACCCATTGAGATTGCAGATGAGGCCAAGGGGGTCAAAACCAAATACGATGTCTGGCAGGCGGCGATCTTCAAGGTGGGAGATGACTGTAGGCAAGATGTTCTTGCATTGCAGATAATTGCAATGTTCAAAAATGTCTTCACCTCTATCGGCTTGACGCTTTATCTGTACCCTTACCGAGTCACCGCGACAGCTCCCGGC TGCGGTGTTATCGACGTCGTTCCCAATGCTACTTCACGGGATGAGATGGGGCGAGCGAAAATAAACGACCTGTTCTCTTATTTCGTTGATAAGTATGGCGGTGTGGATACTGCTTCATTCCAGAAGGCGCGACTCAACTTCATCCAATCAATGGCCGCATATTCGGTGGCTTGTTACATCTTGCAGATCAAGGATAGGCACAATGGTAACATCATGATAGACGGAGAAGGTCATATTGTACACATTG ACTTTGGATTCTTGTTCGATATTGGCCCGGGC GGCATGAAGTTTGAACCATCGAGCTTCAAGCTTAACCATGAAATGGTGGCTCTCATGGGCGGCCGCGATTCTCAAGGTTACAAAATGTTTACCGAGCTTACCGTCAAGGCCTTCCTCGCCATACGACCCCATGCTGATCAGCTTATTGATGCTGTGCACCTTATGCTTGGCACTGCCTTGCCATCATTTAAAGGCGAAGGCACCATTACCAGGCTACGAAACCGATTCCAGTTACAGTTAGGTGAAAGACAAGCGGCAGAGTTCATGATGGGAGTGATCAGAAATGCTCATGAAAACATGCGAAGCAACGTGTACGATGGGTTCCAGAAAATGCAAAA CGGTATTCCATATTAA